In Silene latifolia isolate original U9 population chromosome 3, ASM4854445v1, whole genome shotgun sequence, a single window of DNA contains:
- the LOC141648280 gene encoding SKP1-like protein 1A: protein MAETTTSKKILLKSSDGEDFEVDEIVALESQTIKHMIEDECADNAIPLPNVTAKILSKVIEYCKKHVDVATAKNTDTTTATTIVAASVGDDELKKWDDEFVKVDQSTLFDLILAANYLNIKDLLDLTCQTVADMIKGKTPEQIRETFNIKNDFTPEEEAEIRISKGEPVGL from the exons ATGGCGGAAACTACAACATCAAAGAAGATCTTGTTGAAATCATCAGACGGCGAAGATTTCGAAGTGGACGAGATTGTGGCATTGGAATCTCAAACAATAAAACATATGATTGAAGATGAATGTGCTGACAACGCAATTCCTCTTCCTAATGTTACTGCTAAAATCTTGTCTAAGGTTATTGAGTATTGTAAGAAACATGTCGATGTCGCCACTGCAAAGAACACTGATACAACAACAGCTACTACAATTGTTGCTGCTTCTGTTGGTGATGATGAGCTTAAGAAGTGGGATGATGAATTTGTCAAAGTTGACCAAAGTACCCTTTTTGATCTAATCTTG GCAGCTAATTATCTGAATATCAAGGATTTGTTGGACTTGACATGTCAAACAGTTGCCGATATGATAAAAGGAAAGACACCAGAACAAATCAGAGAGAC ATTCAACATCAAAAACGACTTCACACCCGAAGAAGAAGCAGAGATTCGAATTTCGAAAGGAGAACCAGTGGGCCTTTGA
- the LOC141649876 gene encoding uncharacterized protein LOC141649876: MGSGFGVVVRDHTGKVERMGVLQVRDMWSSEIAEAKAAEFGLLTAKQMGLDNVVLESDSLVLITMLKMEKFPANYFGKIGKVVFDLASSFNCTKFSFTRRDGNAVAHGLAHFVPLSYSTRFWVGTVPSCIEPFVAIDAVGI, from the coding sequence ATGGGCAGTGGGTTTGGCGTGGTTGTGCGAGATCATACGGGGAAGGTGGAACGTATGGGTGTCTTGCAAGTCAGAGATATGTGGAGTTCGGAAATTGCGGAAGCAAAAGCGGCCGAATTTGGTTTACTGACAGCTAAACAGATGGGGCTGGATAATGTGGTCTTGGAATCGGATTCTTTGGTCCTAATTACCATGCTCAAGATGGAGAAATTTCCGGCAAATTATTTCGGTAAAATTGGGAAAGTTGTCTTTGATTTAGCTAGTTCCTTTAATTGTACTAAGTTTAGTTTTACTCGTAGAGACGGTAACGCCGTGGCTCATGGTCTGGCTCATTTTGTACCGCTTTCATACTCGACGCGGTTTTGGGTTGGGACTGTCCCTTCATGTATTGAGCCTTTTGTTGCTATTGACGCTGTTGGTATTTAA